Part of the Athalia rosae chromosome 2, iyAthRosa1.1, whole genome shotgun sequence genome, GTGCGATTCCTCAAAAGTTCAAACGACGGGGGGAAGAGGcagatttaaaagaaaaaaaaaattgtcactacctcttttttttattacgtatCAAATCTGATGTGATTTTTATTGaagagttttttatttttttttatcacgtgtCAGATGAATCTCACGGTGTCGCACAACAGTCCGACAGTAAAATTATGAGttgtaaaaaggaaaaaatctgaaataaaatgaaaagcgtTGTGGCTATCTTGGTCCTCGATATGTCATAACATATACATAagacatacatataattgtaATTGCAGATATTCCGTACACCACGCGATTGCAAGAGTTCGCACGATCTTATACATCCCGTGCGGGATATGAAAGACTTCAACGATAAGCCGATCTTACGTTCGATCTTCTCTCTCCAGGCTCTCTTATtttagttttccttttttttctttctctctttcttttcttttgttttttttttgttttttgtgttttttcctctcctttttacACTGATATACGACATCATACGACTTTTGCACCGTCCGGAAACGcgacatatatatacacacgcaatAATTGTACGTTACCAAGTATAGGAATAAGGTATCACGTGGGACACGGGGTAACAAAACCCGATCCCCTACCCGCAACCGAACACCGACGGCGTTGCACTAACCATGCGTAAACATACaccattatatgtatacatagatatataggtatattatatacttattcAGACATGGATCATTTGCACAACCCTGCGAACTTCACACTGCGCTGAACAATAAATGACATCGATCCGCGGAGATCTCTTTACTACTGTTTGCAAGatgcgaaatatttataacattcatacgtatatacagatTATTACAAagtatgtacacgtaccttCATTATCCATtaattatacgcgtatatgtaaCGGTGTTTTCATGTACGCACATATGTTTCGTGTTTCATGTTATACAATTTTCCATATAGGTTTTAATGCAGGGCGTATGCacgaaaaatgttaaaaactTGAACTTTCGCTCAAAATTCATCTTGctctttttccctttatttatatatctatTCGTACGTATAGATTACCACTTTTCATCGTAGAAACGCACCGACTCAATATACTTGTTCGTAGGATTACATAGTTATTGAATTTGTTCATTCGCAAGTCTGATGGAAACTAATTTCTTAAATTCattaaaaagttgaaatttgagATAATCACATACCTATGTGGGAAATAACTTTAACGAAAACGGTATCTTGAAAGAAGGGCTGCGAAAACACTATAAGCTCAGATAGTATTGCTAACAAAAGAGGATTAATTTATACGACACCGCTTTCCCCGAGCCCCGCCTCGTAGACAACAAAGCGCGTAAATTTTATTAACCATGTAAATGCGTCGATAAGATTTTAGGGGCGGAGGAAACATTTCGTTTCCTGATTGGATGGCGGGTGTGACCGTTTAGGGGGTTTGAAGAGGGTGCAGCCTAAAATTCAACGCCTCTTATTGGtgccgtttttttcttcattttttgtatctCTTCTGTTCTCCTGCGTCTTTGACGAGTGACACGCAAAGGGATTTTTGAAATAGCTACTTTGTTCATTCGATttgcttttcttctttccttcttctcctttttgtttctttgacACCGACCCGATGGCCGTTTTAGTTGTGTTGCGGTGTTCATTCATCCACTATGGGTACGCTATAAGCGGCAGCGACGATTGCAATATGGAGTCCCCACTATTTTTGTGACGACAGAAATATTGTTCCGAGAAAAAGATTGAGGGGTGAAGGTGTTGATTAATGACATCGGAAGTAGAGCAGCTCTTGTACTATATAGCAGCTACAACGTACAGTCTCGAAATTGAATTACAATTTTcctgttataaatttttattcagtaATATAATTCTGAAGTAAGATCAGACTGAAGAAAGCGTACACAGTATACATATGTCTTTATTGTATATGTAGATTGTACGATTATAAAAATCATTACATGGATCGTCCGCTTCGCAGCCGTAACGGAGgtacaattataattacatcCAGTAGCTGATTTATAAGGATAGCAATATTTCATTCCTCGCATCAACAACACCAATTatattgtgaaaataattatttctgcaTCTTTACCTGTAAAGCGatacaaaaagaagaaagaagaagcaaGAGTACAACGGTATGGCAATAGTAATTGAGGGGATATCTTTTTCCCGAGCTTTTGCCCAAATGAATCTATTGATTTCTAATAATTTCTCAAATCTCTATTATTCTTCTGTAGAGAAAACGTcttatttgatttaatttatataaGCCTGTTAGGGTTCGTAGAAAACCCATTTATCTTCCattattccaattttcaactatttctagATGTTGCGGGGTCGAAGAATAATTGTTCCTGGTGTGGTCGACCTGGTGGAAATTGGGAACCGGGAGGCGGTAATTCGGCTAATCTCGGAGGAGGAAATTCTGCAGGGGCATCTCGATCAGTCGGTCGTTTTTGTAGCGAAGCTTGTTTTGCTGCGGGTAGAAGAGCTGCTTTCAAAAGAGCCAGGACGTGTGATTGGTGCAGACATGTTCGTCATTCCGTCAGCTACGTAGATTTCCAGGTGAACTTCGAATAGCACTCGctaaaatatttgaatctaTGTCTTCTAATGTTATtacgtgattttattttgaacCCAAAGTACGAACGGTATCTTTGTTTGATTACAGGACGATGAAAGCCAGCTTCACTTTTGCAGCGATAAATGTTTGAATCAGTacaaaatgaatatattttgtcGAGAAACTCAAGCTCACTTAGAGCTACACGGATTGGCGACTAGTAACACATCAGCGATGACGAACGGAGCTGGTTTAATCACTCCTGATTTATGGATGCGGGATTGTCGGTCCGCGTCACCCTGCAGTACTacagaaaaaacggaagataTTATTGTGGATTCAAACGAAGAGGTGGGAAACGATTTAGAAGGTGATGCCGACGATATCGACGAGGATCAACAACCAATAGCAGAAGGAGGTGGGGAAAGTGTTACCTGTGAAGTGAATAAAATTCTGGATAGCGGAAAAATTCGTTGCGGAAGTCATCTGATTCGGGGACGTGATTTTATTGAGAGAGAGGTTATCAAAGCAACTATAAAAGAATCTCTGAGGGACAGATCGATCGGTTATCCTGAGGAAACAAACTCTGGAATTGGGAAGGGTTTCGTGGGCTTGGGTTCGGGTTTCAGTTCGTCGGACACGTCGTTGCCTAGTCCGGGAATATTGCTAGCTCCAGTCCCGGGGAATTTATCGGAAAACCGGGACCATTCGGTAGCAGAGATCTTGAGTCGAGACTCTTCGAAGCGTTCAATTGACCTTGCAGGTCATAATCGGCGTGATCGGAGCGAATTTAGAGAAGGTACGATCCATTTAAAGAATGTAAATGAGTTGATGAGAGGCCCTGGAATATCTAAGGGACGTAGGGGCGTCAGATACGGTCGTCCGAGGCGACTTGCAAGATCTCCGAATTGTTCCCAGAATTCTTCGCATACCCCGGGAACTCCGCCTACACCTTCGCCATCTCTATCATCAAATCCTTCGAACTTTCAAAACGCTTTACACTCAAGAACACGACTGTACGTTCAGAATATCCTCAAAGCACATCCTCAAATTCAGGAAACAGCCCGATCACTGTCATCGTTGCGGTTTCCACATCAGCTAGACAGCCATAATCACGATTATAGTCATAATGAGATACCCCGCAATCTTAATCATAATAATACTAATCCTGGAGTATATCCCGGAAATCCAGGTGTGCAGAGAATCCAACAACCAACGACCGTGACTCGTCCGACTAGTTTGCCTTCTACCCATAATAATATTCcacatcatttttcaaatttcaagtcACATACCCTAGGAAACATGCCGGGAGCGCCTCACACCCCGTCTCTTTTACCACCTGTGACAGTTCTAGTCCCTTATCCAATCCCTATACCGATTCCTATACCAATTCCCATACCTATACCGATACCATTATTCGGAAAATATCCTGGTTCGGATAAATCCACGCCTGAATCATCGGTACGAAGTCCCGTCCCCGAAGACCTCTCGAATCGAAGTACCCCGCTGCAAGTTTCCCATGGAAATCCGTCTAGTCTAAATAGATCAACAAACTCTGTCGGTAACAGTGAAGACGTCGAAATTACGGCGCCAAAGTCAAGGCCTAGGGGGAGAGGTAAGTTTTCTTGTGGGAATAGCGATAATTTACATACACTGCAGCCTCAGAATTTATCCGAAAGAACGAGTACTAGaattttgcataaaaaaaGACAACGTACCAATGGCGTTGAGATCGTCGGAGAGGCTAGCGAACAGGAAATTGAACTTAAGCGCACACCTCCAGATAATTCGGTCCCGGTGTGATCTTAAGACATGAGACGTGTGTCATATGCTATACAAAAAATCATTCACATATCCCAATGTTGCAGGTTTATCATAGATAATGTAGAATTTTGGGTgctattatacataatatgtttGTATAAATCACTGCAGATGTGTGTTacgaattttattataaataaaggaataaaaatatagagCGCGGTATGCAAACGGGGAAATGATTAATTGTTGTGATCATCCTATATTGTAGAATATTATCTCCTGTACGAAATATAATCCTCCGTTCAACACCCTTCTGGcgtgtatgattttttttttcaacaaattatatacgtgtggGTCTATTAGGAATTAATATAATTGTTGTTCAAagtagataaataattatggaaataataaaatatatttataatatatcaaaTTCGTTCGTACGTCTAACTCTTATAGCTTTCGATCGTTCAATTGCCAATGGTATAGGATGAGACGTGGTGAGATTATAATTCATTATATAGCATCAGGGCATCAGTTAGCTCATGATGAGTGATTCTCGACTTTACTTAGTAGAATAGTGCCAGGTACGTATACCAGGTAGTTCCTTTTTCACCCTATCACCTATATTTGATCAGAAAGTATTTGTGCTTATGAAAACTCCCAGAATTCTGACTTGCTACAGCCAGACTGATCGACGATTCATGGTATCACCTGGCACCGATACTTTCCGAGAACGATGACTCGATAGGCGACCACTTTTTTACGGCGATTCGGTTGAAGAATAGTCAAATATCATGGGtgcgtattataatatacgttcaGGAAAAAATGTACCGCTACTACATACCCGCAGtactcttacaattagtgcACGTACTGCCTACATATGTAAATACAGTCAACGCTTATGGGATTCTTGACCCCGCTGAAATGTCGATTCTAAGTTCACGAGCTCGCGCCCTCTCACTAGACAACGACTAGACTAGGCGGCAAGTCGCGGAAATCAGGTATTCAGATTAACGGTTGACCGTGGATGTAACCCAGAGATCGGCAAAGATTTTGTtcaatcttcaaatttatcttcaattatttcaatattttataattacggtcggaatttctcatttttcgggtATCAATTTATACCCTGATGAAATTTAAGATTCGATTGGTTCTGcgaaaaagaatttatttcattcactttGACCCAAGactaatacatatgtatgtttaTTAGTATACATATGGAATAATAATAGATAGTTACTTTTTTGAACATGATGGAATTTGCCCCGACCGCCGGTTACTTTTATCACCGAAAGTCAATTTATATTGCCGACCATTTTGTTTAACCGACGTTGGTAGAAAAAAgctagatttttttccctatacGATTGGTTATGTTCGAtctcccctgaccccctcgatcattttaattataatccaATTAGAATGTTTTAGTGATCGGTGACGATTTCGAAGTATTTTAAAGCGAAAACCCGAATCTTTTTCCCTTTATGGCCCTATAACGCGCGAAGCTCAAGGTCGAATCAAGGGTACTTTTCGAATGTTGTTTCAGAAGACTCAATAAGGGTGTGCACCAAAATTCAACTCACTTTGAATTATTATGTCATTTGGCCCCAAATTCGTCCAATTTGACTAGGCTAATGTCACAAAACAAGAAATAGAAACTTCGAGAGCTGATATTATAtcgttagataaaaaaaatgcaccGTTATAATTCCTTGGAGATAGAAATAAATAGGACCCGCAATAAATATTTGGGAATAAATCAAATTCTGCAAGAGAATTGGTCGAATTGTTTATCAAAGTTGTTATAgttcgtatgaaaaaatacatgCGGCGAGAattatttgacgaaaaaaaagaacccgcGGGGAAATAGATCGAATTATTGTTGATGTTTCGTTAGTAAAAAAATGGCGTACACTCATATAAGCGACGGACGTGGTGACGTCACAAACTAATTGTcccgataacaataacaattatcgctattaatttatttataaatcattTATGCATAAAAAAACGATCATTCCTggtagaaaaaaggaggagcaatttttttgcacccccAATGATGAGGACAAATCATTATTTGCTGAGACgtttaatgaatgaaaatagattTTCTAAGTATGAATAACTAATTACCGATCAATTATTTAAGTGGAGCAATTGTGTATCCTGAAAAAGCATTTCAGGAGCAATTTTTTGAGATATaactttttaaaaaatattaatattcggCGCCAACTTGGTTATGGTAAAATCGTGTCTGCGGGTTTAGCAAGGTGTAAGAAGGATCCTTCTTACATCTTGGTCATTAGTGGTTTCTGCACTTATCGACTACACCGGATTTACCGGCCATTACACTCCAGTATCTCGCCTACGCTTTGCCGAAATCTAGCAGACTCGGCTGGTAAGTCAGGGGTCTGATATGACGCCAAACCCGCTTTGTGGGGTCAAACTTTTACCATTGCTGTACTCAATGCTTTTACCCAGGGCTGACTGTCTTTATAGCATTATATAGTTTGCGAATCCGCGCATTTCCCGCGTTTTTTAATGCAGTAAACAAAAGGCGGGAGTACCGTTGGGAGCGTGCACCCCCGCTGATTTTGTAACGAAttcattgtttgttttttattttcggtgcAAGACTTGCTAGCTATTAAATATCATGGAAGGATTTGATCAGCCCGAAGTATTGTTTGCCTCTAATTTTTCTGTCGACGAGCCAtctgatgaaaatcaaatagaTCTTCAACAAtctaaaaaaaagttcaaagagTTCATACGACAGTTTCACGAAGGCAACTTCAACTACAAATACAGGTAGATGATTATTAAATTTAAATGTTTTATAAATAGTATTCTTAATCTCGAAAGTTCTTAATCGTGTTTACAAGTTTTTGGTCACTTTTACCTAAGCTTGATCTGACGTAACCTAATCCATTGAACCCACTTGCAGAGATACCTTAAAGCGACATTACAACTTGGGTCAATATTGGCTGGAAGTGAACCTGGAAGACTTGGCAGCATTTAATGAATCTCTTGCCGAGAAACTTTATAAGCATCCTTTGGAATACCTGCCAATTTTTGAAGAAGCTGCTAAAGATGTTGCACATGAACTCACCGCTCCACGACccaaagaggaagagaaaattgaagatataCAGATTCTCCTGTCTTCAGATGGGACCGCCAGCTCTTTTAGGGGCATGAAAGTATGCGTTTTAATTAGTATCTTGTCAGAAGAAATGATTCCTGGTTTGTCATGTATTGAAACAAatgttttttgttattatacaATGGAATTATTTGCGTTAGCCTGACAACATTTCCAAGCTGATAAAAATCCCTGGAATCATAATTTCTGCTTCTGGAATAAAAGCTAAAGCGACAAAAATTGCAATTCAATGTCGCAGTTGCAGAAATATGCAAACCAATATATCTCTAAAGCCTGGATTTGAGGGATATGCTCTGCCCCGAAAATGTGGGACGTAAGTTTGCCTCGTTTGATTATGTACCCAATCATCAAAGTAATTCTAATTAAGATAATGGTATATCTATTTTACAATTCAAAAACAATAGGGCACAAGCGGGAACTACAAAGTGTCCATTGGATCCGTACTTTATTGTGCCAGATAAGTGTCAATGCGTCGACTTCCAAGTGTTGAAGTTACAGGAGCTTCCAGACAATATTCCTCAAGGTGAAATGCCCAGGCATTTACAACTCTACTGTGATCGTTATTTGTGTGAGAGAGTCGTTCCGGGCAACAGGGTTCTGATtcttggaatattttcaatcaagaAAATTATGGCAAGTGGAAGTAGACAGAATGCCAGGGATAAAGGTGCTGTTGGGGTTAGGGCCCCGTATGTTCGAGTTGTTGGAATATCTGTTGATGGGGAGAACACAGGAAGTGGTGAgtgtttgaaatttcgtcTATGTCATGTTCAAAGAAACCGCAAACTATGTGAAACTGtttgcaatgtttttt contains:
- the LOC105683109 gene encoding sine oculis-binding protein homolog isoform X4, whose translation is MSELLGWYGYDKVDSGCTRGLNLDHFAPPAPSGHLHHHHHHHHHHHHSAGVAQPTGKVQQLQGESTETDKVLLSENNSPPSPLRTGPGSPRAQESSDTAPGTPDVAGSKNNCSWCGRPGGNWEPGGGNSANLGGGNSAGASRSVGRFCSEACFAAGRRAAFKRARTCDWCRHVRHSVSYVDFQDDESQLHFCSDKCLNQYKMNIFCRETQAHLELHGLATSNTSAMTNGAGLITPDLWMRDCRSASPCSTTEKTEDIIVDSNEEVGNDLEGDADDIDEDQQPIAEGGGESVTCEVNKILDSGKIRCGSHLIRGRDFIEREVIKATIKESLRDRSIGYPEETNSGIGKGFVGLGSGFSSSDTSLPSPGILLAPVPGNLSENRDHSVAEILSRDSSKRSIDLAGHNRRDRSEFREGTIHLKNVNELMRGPGISKGRRGVRYGRPRRLARSPNCSQNSSHTPGTPPTPSPSLSSNPSNFQNALHSRTRLYVQNILKAHPQIQETARSLSSLRFPHQLDSHNHDYSHNEIPRNLNHNNTNPGVYPGNPGVQRIQQPTTVTRPTSLPSTHNNIPHHFSNFKSHTLGNMPGAPHTPSLLPPVTVLVPYPIPIPIPIPIPIPIPIPLFGKYPGSDKSTPESSVRSPVPEDLSNRSTPLQVSHGNPSSLNRSTNSVGNSEDVEITAPKSRPRGRGKFSCGNSDNLHTLQPQNLSERTSTRILHKKRQRTNGVEIVGEASEQEIELKRTPPDNSVPV
- the LOC105683109 gene encoding uncharacterized protein LOC105683109 isoform X1, yielding MGSRPPHRATTKTRIKSSSKELSGSAGGAATNTKISSPSPSPSPSPSPSPSSSRSPSFSPSPSPSLSTSPTPPVPATPRGPSTNSNSTKALSSKRISSKLNNTPTTTNDSNPISVTVAPALYSGSKRRTFSTNAPNTSATPATVLQIGKVKNEAPDDEIKEYAATAMSELLGWYGYDKVDSGCTRGLNLDHFAPPAPSGHLHHHHHHHHHHHHSAGVAQPTGKVQQLQGESTETDKVLLSENNSPPSPLRTGPGSPRAQESSDTAPGTPDVAGSKNNCSWCGRPGGNWEPGGGNSANLGGGNSAGASRSVGRFCSEACFAAGRRAAFKRARTCDWCRHVRHSVSYVDFQDDESQLHFCSDKCLNQYKMNIFCRETQAHLELHGLATSNTSAMTNGAGLITPDLWMRDCRSASPCSTTEKTEDIIVDSNEEVGNDLEGDADDIDEDQQPIAEGGGESVTCEVNKILDSGKIRCGSHLIRGRDFIEREVIKATIKESLRDRSIGYPEETNSGIGKGFVGLGSGFSSSDTSLPSPGILLAPVPGNLSENRDHSVAEILSRDSSKRSIDLAGHNRRDRSEFREGTIHLKNVNELMRGPGISKGRRGVRYGRPRRLARSPNCSQNSSHTPGTPPTPSPSLSSNPSNFQNALHSRTRLYVQNILKAHPQIQETARSLSSLRFPHQLDSHNHDYSHNEIPRNLNHNNTNPGVYPGNPGVQRIQQPTTVTRPTSLPSTHNNIPHHFSNFKSHTLGNMPGAPHTPSLLPPVTVLVPYPIPIPIPIPIPIPIPIPLFGKYPGSDKSTPESSVRSPVPEDLSNRSTPLQVSHGNPSSLNRSTNSVGNSEDVEITAPKSRPRGRGKFSCGNSDNLHTLQPQNLSERTSTRILHKKRQRTNGVEIVGEASEQEIELKRTPPDNSVPV
- the LOC105683109 gene encoding uncharacterized protein LOC105683109 isoform X2 gives rise to the protein MGSRPPHRATTKTRIKSSSKELSGSAGGAATNTKISSPSPSPSPSPSPSPSSSRSPSFSPSPSPSLSTSPTPPVPATPRGPSTNSNSTKALSSKRISSKLNNTPTTTNDSNPISVTVAPALYSGSKRRTFSTNAPNTSATPATVLQIGKVKNEAPDDEIKEYAATAMSELLGWYGYDKVDSGCTRGLNLDHFAPPAPSGHLHHHHHHHHHHHHSAGVAQPTGKVQQLQGESTETDKVLLSENNSPPSPLRTGPGSPRAQESSDTAPDVAGSKNNCSWCGRPGGNWEPGGGNSANLGGGNSAGASRSVGRFCSEACFAAGRRAAFKRARTCDWCRHVRHSVSYVDFQDDESQLHFCSDKCLNQYKMNIFCRETQAHLELHGLATSNTSAMTNGAGLITPDLWMRDCRSASPCSTTEKTEDIIVDSNEEVGNDLEGDADDIDEDQQPIAEGGGESVTCEVNKILDSGKIRCGSHLIRGRDFIEREVIKATIKESLRDRSIGYPEETNSGIGKGFVGLGSGFSSSDTSLPSPGILLAPVPGNLSENRDHSVAEILSRDSSKRSIDLAGHNRRDRSEFREGTIHLKNVNELMRGPGISKGRRGVRYGRPRRLARSPNCSQNSSHTPGTPPTPSPSLSSNPSNFQNALHSRTRLYVQNILKAHPQIQETARSLSSLRFPHQLDSHNHDYSHNEIPRNLNHNNTNPGVYPGNPGVQRIQQPTTVTRPTSLPSTHNNIPHHFSNFKSHTLGNMPGAPHTPSLLPPVTVLVPYPIPIPIPIPIPIPIPIPLFGKYPGSDKSTPESSVRSPVPEDLSNRSTPLQVSHGNPSSLNRSTNSVGNSEDVEITAPKSRPRGRGKFSCGNSDNLHTLQPQNLSERTSTRILHKKRQRTNGVEIVGEASEQEIELKRTPPDNSVPV
- the LOC105683109 gene encoding uncharacterized protein LOC105683109 isoform X3; translation: MGSRPPHRATTKTRIKSSSKELSGSAGGAATNTKISSPSPSPSPSPSPSPSSSRSPSFSPSPSPSLSTSPTPPVPATPRGPSTNSNSTKALSSKRISSKLNNTPTTTNDSNPISVTVAPALYSGSKRRTFSTNAPNTSATPATVLQIGKVKNEAPDDEIKEYAATAMSELLAPSGHLHHHHHHHHHHHHSAGVAQPTGKVQQLQGESTETDKVLLSENNSPPSPLRTGPGSPRAQESSDTAPGTPDVAGSKNNCSWCGRPGGNWEPGGGNSANLGGGNSAGASRSVGRFCSEACFAAGRRAAFKRARTCDWCRHVRHSVSYVDFQDDESQLHFCSDKCLNQYKMNIFCRETQAHLELHGLATSNTSAMTNGAGLITPDLWMRDCRSASPCSTTEKTEDIIVDSNEEVGNDLEGDADDIDEDQQPIAEGGGESVTCEVNKILDSGKIRCGSHLIRGRDFIEREVIKATIKESLRDRSIGYPEETNSGIGKGFVGLGSGFSSSDTSLPSPGILLAPVPGNLSENRDHSVAEILSRDSSKRSIDLAGHNRRDRSEFREGTIHLKNVNELMRGPGISKGRRGVRYGRPRRLARSPNCSQNSSHTPGTPPTPSPSLSSNPSNFQNALHSRTRLYVQNILKAHPQIQETARSLSSLRFPHQLDSHNHDYSHNEIPRNLNHNNTNPGVYPGNPGVQRIQQPTTVTRPTSLPSTHNNIPHHFSNFKSHTLGNMPGAPHTPSLLPPVTVLVPYPIPIPIPIPIPIPIPIPLFGKYPGSDKSTPESSVRSPVPEDLSNRSTPLQVSHGNPSSLNRSTNSVGNSEDVEITAPKSRPRGRGKFSCGNSDNLHTLQPQNLSERTSTRILHKKRQRTNGVEIVGEASEQEIELKRTPPDNSVPV